From Salinirubellus salinus, the proteins below share one genomic window:
- the glyS gene encoding glycine--tRNA ligase, whose translation MRENELETVAELAKRRGFFFPAVEAYGGVAGFYTYGPQGAALKRAIEDAWRDRFLTREGHTEIAAPDVMPEAVFEASGHLDGFDDMIIVCPECETSHRADHIVEDSTDVADAEAMPIADVEALFEEYDLVCPSCGESLAGVPVEDFNLMFETTIGPGTGKQGYLRPETAQGIFVEFPRLKEYARGQLPFAVGQIGTAWRNEIAPRRALVRVREFTQAELEHFVDPEADEPDISKVADVELTLYPAAEQEAEDEEYVEMTVQEAVDSGTVDPWVAYYLGVSQGWYERVGVDMDRFRFRQHLGGELAHYAADCWDAEAEVGGNWVEITGFAYRSDYDLSKHGEYADDDFTVFKQYDEPRTVERATVDLDMATLGPEYGGAAADIADALHDLAATDPDAFDGDSVTVEVDGESYEVASEVANFSVETVTESGEHVTPHVVEPSFGIGRIVYTVLTHAYSTDEVDGEERAYLDLPAEVAPTTVGVFPLMGKDGMDETAEEIAETLRDAGFSVQYDESGNIGRRYRRQDEVGTPYCVTVDYETLEDDTVTVRERDSTEQARVDVADLPAELTALRAGTKTLGE comes from the coding sequence ATGCGTGAGAACGAACTGGAGACGGTCGCCGAACTCGCCAAGCGTCGCGGGTTCTTCTTCCCCGCGGTGGAGGCGTACGGCGGCGTCGCCGGCTTCTACACCTACGGGCCGCAGGGCGCGGCGCTGAAGCGGGCCATCGAGGACGCGTGGCGCGACCGGTTCCTCACGCGAGAGGGCCACACCGAGATCGCCGCCCCCGACGTGATGCCCGAGGCCGTCTTCGAGGCGTCGGGCCACCTCGACGGCTTCGACGACATGATCATCGTGTGTCCCGAGTGTGAGACGTCCCATCGGGCCGACCACATCGTCGAGGATAGCACGGACGTCGCCGACGCCGAGGCGATGCCCATCGCGGACGTCGAGGCGCTGTTCGAGGAGTACGACCTCGTCTGCCCCTCCTGTGGCGAGTCGCTCGCCGGGGTGCCGGTCGAGGACTTCAACCTCATGTTCGAGACGACCATCGGCCCCGGCACGGGCAAGCAGGGCTACCTCCGGCCCGAGACGGCACAGGGCATCTTCGTCGAGTTCCCGCGGCTGAAGGAGTACGCCCGCGGCCAGCTCCCGTTCGCGGTGGGCCAGATCGGCACGGCGTGGCGCAACGAGATCGCCCCGCGGCGGGCGCTGGTCCGGGTGCGCGAGTTCACGCAAGCGGAGCTGGAGCACTTCGTCGACCCGGAGGCGGACGAGCCGGACATCTCGAAGGTCGCGGACGTGGAGTTGACGCTCTACCCGGCGGCCGAGCAGGAGGCCGAGGACGAGGAGTACGTCGAGATGACCGTGCAGGAGGCCGTCGACTCGGGCACCGTTGACCCGTGGGTGGCCTACTACCTCGGCGTCTCGCAGGGCTGGTACGAGCGCGTCGGCGTTGACATGGACCGGTTCCGCTTCCGCCAGCACCTCGGCGGCGAGCTGGCGCACTACGCCGCGGACTGCTGGGACGCCGAGGCGGAGGTCGGCGGCAACTGGGTCGAGATAACGGGGTTCGCCTACCGGTCGGACTACGACCTCTCGAAACACGGCGAGTACGCGGACGACGACTTCACCGTGTTCAAGCAGTACGACGAGCCCCGGACCGTCGAGCGCGCCACGGTCGACCTGGACATGGCGACGCTCGGCCCCGAGTACGGCGGTGCCGCCGCAGACATCGCCGACGCCCTGCACGACCTCGCGGCGACCGACCCCGACGCCTTCGACGGCGACTCGGTCACGGTCGAGGTCGACGGCGAGTCCTACGAGGTCGCCAGCGAGGTGGCGAACTTCTCGGTCGAGACGGTCACGGAGTCGGGCGAGCACGTCACGCCGCACGTCGTCGAGCCGTCGTTCGGTATCGGCCGCATCGTCTACACGGTGCTGACGCACGCCTACTCGACCGACGAGGTGGACGGCGAGGAGCGCGCCTACCTCGACCTGCCCGCGGAGGTCGCGCCCACGACCGTCGGCGTGTTCCCGCTGATGGGCAAGGACGGCATGGACGAGACGGCCGAGGAGATCGCCGAGACCCTCCGCGACGCCGGCTTCTCGGTCCAGTACGACGAGTCGGGCAACATCGGCCGGCGCTACCGCCGACAGGACGAGGTGGGCACGCCCTACTGCGTCACCGTCGACTACGAGACGCTGGAGGACGACACCGTCACCGTCCGTGAACGCGACTCGACCGAGCAGGCTCGCGTCGACGTGGCCGACCTCCCGGCCGAACTGACCGCGCTCCGCGCGGGGACGAAGACGCTCGGCGAGTAA
- a CDS encoding DUF7555 family protein, with the protein MSVGQGVDGGGADSASFARRLLDALARALVLTTVVVAVSAAISFALGGRWLGVKYLLFVVGFLALGIGGVLSRPTPAWRDEPYVSRSAESTPFQALVDRLLGGFALAPSERFPTGVRVLLAGALMLAISFVMETVFGVVVGA; encoded by the coding sequence ATGAGCGTCGGTCAGGGCGTCGACGGCGGGGGCGCCGACAGCGCCTCGTTCGCCCGCCGACTGCTCGACGCGCTGGCCCGCGCGCTCGTCCTGACGACAGTCGTCGTCGCCGTCAGCGCCGCCATCAGTTTCGCGCTGGGCGGGCGCTGGCTGGGCGTGAAGTACCTCCTGTTCGTCGTCGGCTTCCTCGCGCTCGGAATCGGCGGCGTGCTCTCGCGGCCGACGCCAGCGTGGCGCGACGAACCGTACGTGAGTCGGTCGGCGGAGTCGACGCCGTTCCAGGCGCTCGTCGACCGGCTGCTCGGCGGTTTCGCGCTGGCGCCCAGCGAGCGGTTCCCGACCGGCGTCCGGGTGTTGCTTGCGGGTGCCCTGATGCTCGCCATCTCGTTCGTGATGGAGACGGTGTTCGGCGTGGTCGTCGGGGCCTGA
- a CDS encoding ABC transporter permease, with the protein MSTTTPDSDTENAPLAARIRRNPRPALLWGVVFALLLAVQFGSLLTFLSVTTESIVGAVVRGVLTFLGQSSAAEAAGSGGAAAAGGGIVGQFAAETALDPIIEFARSLPNLLSRETIPNQGWQTGPGASAPWDGTFPTNLGFETGLSPAAAWALRTGLIVAYVFVFLYWLWYGYRTFVEHYRYADWTPRDDVVRRLRSHRWGQFGMVIVILFLTLAIFAPAVSPTTFEQNVTGAYNPDNSIKYFDEETGQVEEVLPANANLAAASTGPDQYTKPFSYDQFGRYHPFGTMQTPGQDLFTFMAYGARISLFVGLIAIAISSFLAALFGLLTAYYKGLIDLSVVMVSDTIQTIPAILLLILLSVVFADHWLTTIYDGGFLIAVILGFVYFPGLWRAVRGPAFQVSEQEWVDAARSYGQRSTQTMRKHMLPYILGYLLIYGSLTIGGVIITTAALSFLGIGITPPTPEWGRAVAGGRSYVTTNSGHIALIPGLLIVFVVTAFNAMGDGIRDAIDPQSEGGEGGAAEAAAAGGGG; encoded by the coding sequence ATGAGTACCACTACACCAGACTCCGACACGGAGAACGCACCGCTCGCCGCGCGTATCCGGCGCAACCCTCGCCCGGCGTTGCTGTGGGGCGTCGTGTTCGCGCTGTTGCTCGCGGTCCAGTTCGGGTCGCTGCTGACGTTCCTCAGCGTGACCACCGAGTCCATCGTCGGGGCCGTCGTCCGCGGTGTCCTGACGTTCCTCGGACAGAGCAGCGCGGCCGAGGCGGCGGGCAGCGGCGGCGCGGCGGCGGCCGGCGGCGGCATCGTCGGCCAGTTCGCGGCCGAGACGGCGCTCGACCCGATAATCGAGTTCGCCCGCTCGCTCCCGAACCTGCTCTCTCGCGAGACCATCCCGAACCAGGGCTGGCAGACCGGTCCCGGCGCCTCGGCGCCGTGGGACGGCACCTTCCCGACGAACCTCGGCTTCGAGACGGGCCTCTCGCCCGCGGCGGCGTGGGCGCTCCGAACCGGGCTCATCGTCGCCTACGTGTTCGTCTTCCTCTACTGGCTCTGGTACGGCTACCGGACGTTCGTCGAGCACTACCGCTATGCCGACTGGACGCCGCGTGACGACGTGGTCCGGCGCCTGCGCTCGCACCGCTGGGGTCAGTTCGGGATGGTCATCGTCATCCTGTTCCTGACGCTGGCTATCTTCGCGCCGGCCGTCTCGCCGACGACGTTCGAGCAGAACGTCACCGGCGCGTACAACCCCGACAACTCCATCAAGTACTTCGACGAGGAGACGGGGCAGGTAGAGGAGGTGCTGCCGGCGAACGCGAACCTCGCCGCGGCCTCCACCGGTCCCGACCAGTACACCAAGCCGTTCAGTTACGACCAGTTCGGCCGGTACCACCCGTTCGGGACGATGCAGACGCCCGGCCAGGACCTGTTCACGTTCATGGCCTACGGGGCCCGGATATCGCTGTTCGTCGGCCTCATCGCCATCGCCATCAGTAGCTTCCTCGCCGCGCTGTTCGGCCTGCTGACGGCGTACTACAAGGGACTCATCGACCTCTCGGTGGTGATGGTCTCCGACACCATCCAGACCATCCCGGCCATCCTGTTGCTGATACTGCTGTCCGTGGTCTTCGCCGACCACTGGTTGACCACCATATACGACGGCGGTTTCCTCATCGCGGTCATCCTCGGGTTCGTCTACTTCCCGGGGCTCTGGCGCGCCGTGCGTGGGCCCGCCTTCCAGGTGTCCGAGCAGGAGTGGGTGGACGCCGCCCGCTCGTACGGGCAGCGCTCGACCCAGACGATGCGCAAGCACATGCTGCCGTACATCCTCGGCTACCTGCTCATCTACGGCTCGCTGACCATCGGCGGCGTCATCATCACGACGGCGGCGCTGTCGTTCCTCGGCATCGGCATCACGCCACCCACCCCCGAGTGGGGGCGGGCCGTCGCCGGCGGCCGCTCGTACGTCACGACCAACTCCGGGCACATCGCGCTGATCCCGGGCCTGCTCATCGTGTTCGTCGTCACGGCGTTCAACGCGATGGGTGACGGCATCCGCGACGCCATCGACCCGCAGTCCGAAGGTGGCGAAGGTGGCGCTGCGGAGGCTGCGGCCGCAGGGGGTGGTGGGTGA
- a CDS encoding DUF7529 family protein, which translates to MPTHTEDELDYAERMSQNAQAYKDAWEATIEEMKAMAEELEADGWDATYVGAGHTAPESPRVEPEGRFGLTYVIPNNYEEDFTSAFRPGGFDEYEVFRNEVAGTVFQVTVFYDRETDRAILLAGNYELMHANPLIATAMKQGEMYTHVQLLDKTHLGSFRHEQWEPFFPDGEQRLQQVSEEMEKAAVEGVEEFDRWTVAQMAGENPPMQNARLDDVDPEEVEDQRLPEDFDDESTEE; encoded by the coding sequence ATGCCCACGCACACCGAAGACGAACTCGACTACGCCGAGCGGATGAGTCAGAACGCACAGGCGTACAAGGACGCCTGGGAGGCGACCATCGAGGAGATGAAGGCGATGGCCGAGGAGCTGGAAGCGGACGGCTGGGACGCCACCTACGTCGGCGCCGGCCACACCGCCCCCGAGAGCCCCCGCGTGGAACCGGAGGGCCGCTTCGGGCTCACCTACGTCATCCCGAACAACTACGAGGAGGACTTCACGAGCGCGTTCCGCCCCGGTGGGTTCGACGAGTACGAGGTGTTCCGCAACGAGGTGGCCGGGACCGTCTTCCAGGTGACCGTCTTCTACGACCGGGAGACGGACCGGGCCATCCTGCTGGCCGGCAACTACGAGCTGATGCACGCGAACCCGCTCATCGCCACCGCGATGAAGCAGGGGGAGATGTACACGCACGTCCAGTTGCTCGACAAGACCCACCTCGGGAGCTTCCGCCACGAGCAGTGGGAGCCGTTCTTCCCGGACGGGGAGCAGCGCCTGCAGCAGGTCTCCGAGGAGATGGAGAAGGCCGCCGTCGAGGGGGTCGAGGAGTTCGACCGATGGACCGTCGCGCAGATGGCCGGGGAGAACCCACCGATGCAGAACGCCCGACTGGACGACGTCGACCCCGAGGAAGTCGAGGACCAGCGGCTCCCGGAGGACTTCGACGACGAGTCGACCGAGGAGTGA
- a CDS encoding ABC transporter substrate-binding protein: protein MTNDNNMSRRRFLVATGGTAGAVGLAGCSGTDSTPTEGGGDGDGTPTEAPMAESSAWQDAKAAYETVQSNLGPTDEAAQARNEAYVAIEEANWEDVVLVNAFHGATERFAYDYVDAPKFGAMGTSRQKKVDFDKGDNPNGRTLEQILTGTNGSGGYDPVKSGDTASGTVVQNVFDALFNYPNGETTTEPLLAAEYETNDDFTEYTFTLQDATFHNGDPVTAEDFVYAFERLAYSPNSVRSYFILDSLGVVQEGGDGDYAEEGLAVFADDEQTFRIQLNQAFHATLQMLAYSSFAVYPKGIAGDSPSDEQDDEGNLTDSYREFLETNPVGAGPFVFDNWEKGTSVDIVRNDDYYGEPAKLEAVHWQVIEDDEAAFQYAMNQNADIFGIPTAKYSQDNVQNASKDESGRTVGEYGPLDNDMTAQYLKVPEVSTFYFGFNTQEVPKPVRQAVAYVTNQEQLASQVFKNRQSPAYHLTPPLVYPGGGNAYDQHVQDAYPYSPGEQDIASAVQVMEEAGFSDDNRFEMTFTHYQSTVWSEIAQILQGSLSEAYIDMQIEEAQFGTLLDRGRQGNLQAYTLGWIADWPAADNFLQLIYPPNTVTGQTGVLTYTNWGVDQGLETDSE, encoded by the coding sequence ATGACTAACGATAACAACATGTCCCGCCGCCGCTTCCTCGTGGCGACGGGCGGTACGGCGGGTGCAGTCGGCCTCGCTGGCTGTTCCGGCACCGACAGCACCCCGACGGAAGGCGGTGGCGACGGCGACGGCACGCCGACCGAAGCGCCGATGGCCGAGTCCTCGGCGTGGCAGGACGCCAAGGCGGCCTACGAGACGGTCCAGTCGAACCTCGGCCCGACCGACGAGGCCGCACAGGCCCGCAACGAAGCCTACGTCGCCATCGAGGAGGCGAACTGGGAGGACGTCGTCCTCGTCAACGCGTTCCACGGCGCCACCGAGCGCTTCGCGTACGACTACGTCGATGCGCCGAAGTTCGGTGCGATGGGGACCTCGCGCCAGAAGAAGGTCGACTTCGACAAGGGCGACAACCCGAACGGTCGCACCCTCGAGCAGATTCTGACGGGCACGAACGGCTCCGGTGGCTACGACCCGGTCAAGTCCGGTGACACCGCCTCCGGGACCGTCGTCCAGAACGTCTTCGACGCGCTGTTCAACTACCCGAACGGCGAGACGACGACCGAGCCGCTGCTGGCCGCGGAGTACGAGACGAACGACGACTTCACCGAGTACACGTTCACGCTCCAGGACGCGACGTTCCACAACGGCGACCCGGTCACCGCCGAGGACTTCGTCTACGCGTTCGAGCGCCTCGCGTACTCCCCGAACTCGGTCCGTTCGTACTTCATCCTCGACTCGCTCGGCGTCGTCCAGGAGGGCGGCGACGGCGACTACGCAGAGGAGGGCCTCGCCGTCTTCGCCGACGACGAGCAGACGTTCCGCATCCAGCTGAACCAGGCGTTCCACGCGACGCTCCAGATGCTGGCGTACTCGTCCTTCGCGGTCTACCCGAAGGGCATCGCCGGCGACTCGCCGAGCGACGAGCAGGACGACGAGGGCAACCTCACCGACTCCTACCGGGAGTTCCTCGAGACCAACCCGGTCGGTGCCGGCCCGTTCGTCTTCGACAACTGGGAGAAGGGCACGTCCGTCGACATCGTCCGCAACGACGACTACTACGGTGAGCCGGCCAAGCTCGAGGCCGTCCACTGGCAGGTCATCGAGGACGACGAGGCGGCGTTCCAGTACGCGATGAATCAGAACGCCGACATCTTCGGCATCCCCACCGCGAAGTACTCCCAGGACAACGTCCAGAACGCCTCGAAGGACGAGTCCGGCCGCACCGTCGGCGAGTACGGCCCGCTCGACAACGACATGACCGCCCAGTACCTCAAGGTGCCGGAGGTCAGCACGTTCTACTTCGGGTTCAACACGCAGGAGGTGCCCAAGCCGGTCCGGCAGGCCGTCGCCTACGTGACGAACCAGGAGCAGCTCGCGTCGCAGGTGTTCAAGAACCGCCAGTCGCCCGCGTACCACCTGACCCCGCCGCTCGTCTACCCGGGCGGTGGCAACGCGTACGACCAGCACGTCCAGGACGCCTACCCCTACTCGCCCGGTGAGCAGGACATCGCCTCTGCCGTGCAGGTCATGGAGGAGGCCGGCTTCTCCGACGACAACCGCTTCGAGATGACGTTCACCCACTACCAGAGCACGGTCTGGAGCGAGATCGCCCAGATCCTGCAGGGGTCGCTCAGCGAGGCGTACATCGACATGCAGATCGAGGAGGCCCAGTTCGGGACGCTCCTCGACCGTGGTCGCCAGGGCAACCTGCAGGCGTACACCCTCGGGTGGATCGCCGACTGGCCCGCGGCGGACAACTTCCTCCAGCTGATCTACCCCCCGAACACGGTCACCGGCCAGACCGGTGTGCTCACGTACACCAACTGGGGCGTCGATCAGGGGCTGGAGACCGACAGCGAGTAA
- a CDS encoding ABC transporter ATP-binding protein: MSQQTQRPGSAGGEEPVLAVDNLQTSFFTDRETIRAVDGISFEIGDGETVGIVGESGSGKSVTARSIMGLVDTPGRVVGGSVRFSDPTTVERLADDYPRRVVDVAKLREQEDLGSLVGELLSRGVSPARITGDPDHRGLAARDVDATDLLDGLDVRDLVKRRLTDRLGVTDETDFVVRDGDVGYVDTTRAPEPALRGFRGSGIAMIFQDPLTSLNPVYTVGNQIKEALRLHQNLRGKPATDEAIRLLEAVQIPDARRRIDEYPHQFSGGMRQRAVIAMALACQPELLICDEPTTALDVTIQAQILELLDELQEERDLSIMFITHDMGVIAEIADRVNVMYAGEVVESAPVEDLFANPKHPYTQGLLASIPGENVGADRLATIEGDVPTPNEPPTYCRFAPRCPEAFEACEAIHPQSVDVSDREADHTASCLLYPEDRSEEEAVAYHRDLAAEEVSSDD, from the coding sequence ATGAGTCAGCAGACCCAGCGCCCCGGGTCGGCCGGTGGCGAGGAACCCGTCCTCGCGGTCGACAACCTGCAGACGTCGTTCTTCACGGACCGGGAGACCATCCGGGCCGTGGACGGCATCAGTTTCGAGATCGGCGACGGCGAGACGGTCGGTATCGTCGGCGAGTCCGGCTCGGGCAAGTCGGTCACCGCACGCTCCATCATGGGGCTGGTCGACACCCCCGGTCGGGTCGTCGGCGGTAGCGTCCGCTTCTCCGACCCGACGACGGTCGAACGTCTCGCCGACGACTACCCGCGTCGTGTCGTCGACGTGGCGAAACTCCGCGAGCAGGAGGATCTCGGCTCGCTGGTCGGCGAACTCCTCTCGCGGGGGGTCTCGCCAGCCCGCATCACCGGGGACCCGGACCACCGTGGGTTGGCCGCCCGCGACGTGGACGCGACGGACCTGCTCGACGGGCTGGACGTGCGTGACCTCGTGAAGCGACGGCTCACCGACCGTCTCGGTGTGACCGACGAGACGGACTTCGTCGTCCGCGACGGCGACGTGGGCTACGTGGACACCACCCGCGCGCCGGAGCCGGCGCTCCGTGGATTCCGGGGCTCGGGTATCGCGATGATCTTCCAGGACCCGCTCACGTCGCTGAACCCGGTCTACACGGTCGGGAACCAGATCAAGGAGGCGCTGCGCCTCCACCAGAACCTCCGTGGTAAGCCCGCGACGGACGAGGCCATCCGCCTCCTCGAAGCCGTGCAGATTCCGGACGCGCGGCGTCGTATCGACGAGTACCCCCACCAGTTCTCCGGTGGGATGCGCCAGCGTGCGGTCATCGCGATGGCGCTGGCCTGTCAGCCGGAACTGCTCATCTGCGACGAGCCGACGACGGCACTGGACGTCACCATACAGGCCCAGATCCTCGAGTTGCTCGACGAGTTGCAGGAGGAGCGAGACCTCTCTATCATGTTCATCACCCACGACATGGGCGTCATCGCCGAGATCGCCGACCGCGTCAACGTGATGTACGCGGGCGAGGTCGTCGAGAGCGCGCCCGTCGAGGACCTGTTCGCCAACCCGAAACACCCGTACACGCAGGGGTTGCTCGCCTCGATCCCGGGCGAGAACGTCGGTGCCGACCGCCTCGCCACCATCGAGGGCGACGTGCCGACGCCGAACGAACCCCCGACGTACTGTCGGTTCGCGCCGCGCTGTCCGGAGGCGTTCGAGGCCTGCGAGGCCATCCACCCGCAGTCGGTGGACGTCTCCGACCGCGAGGCCGACCACACCGCCTCGTGCCTCCTCTACCCCGAGGACCGGAGCGAGGAGGAGGCGGTGGCGTACCACCGCGACCTCGCGGCAGAGGAGGTGAGTTCCGATGACTGA
- a CDS encoding CBS domain-containing protein: protein MNVADAMTPRESLVTVELPGTREDVLAYLQERSFSSVPVVKQTDDGEEFRGLVSRESLIDQPDEDQLAMLVEAVPSVEADDDISELAALMRETGARRVPVVDSRLVGIVTITDVVRAIADGLTDGDTVVGEVRTAAVNSVYVETPLPVAGRELSYAQVPYGVVLDEEGEPCGMLTEVDIIDVARVVEGEAETGDSFADQDDEWMWEGIKAVGSRYTPTRNVEIPSEPVREFMTEDLVTVSAKRTAREAAQLMISHGIEQIPVLEAGDLVGVVVDMDLLEALVDA, encoded by the coding sequence ATGAACGTCGCAGACGCTATGACTCCCCGGGAGTCGCTCGTGACTGTCGAGCTCCCCGGTACCCGCGAGGACGTGCTCGCATACCTCCAGGAGCGGTCGTTCTCCTCCGTCCCGGTGGTCAAACAGACCGACGACGGCGAGGAGTTCCGTGGGCTGGTCTCGCGCGAGTCGCTCATCGACCAGCCCGACGAGGACCAGCTCGCGATGCTCGTCGAGGCCGTCCCGAGCGTCGAGGCGGACGACGATATCTCGGAACTGGCCGCGCTGATGCGCGAGACGGGCGCTCGCCGCGTCCCGGTGGTCGACAGCCGACTCGTGGGCATCGTCACCATCACCGACGTGGTCCGGGCCATCGCCGACGGCCTGACCGACGGGGACACGGTGGTCGGCGAGGTGCGGACGGCCGCCGTCAACTCCGTGTACGTCGAGACGCCGCTCCCCGTCGCTGGCCGCGAACTCTCCTACGCACAGGTCCCCTACGGCGTCGTCCTCGACGAGGAGGGCGAACCGTGCGGGATGCTCACCGAGGTGGACATCATCGACGTGGCCCGCGTCGTCGAGGGTGAGGCGGAGACGGGCGACTCCTTCGCCGACCAGGACGACGAGTGGATGTGGGAGGGCATCAAGGCTGTCGGGTCGCGCTACACGCCGACGCGGAACGTCGAGATACCGAGCGAACCCGTCCGCGAGTTCATGACCGAGGACCTCGTCACCGTCTCGGCCAAGCGGACCGCCCGCGAGGCGGCTCAGCTCATGATCTCACACGGCATCGAGCAGATCCCCGTCCTCGAGGCGGGCGACCTCGTCGGCGTCGTCGTCGACATGGACCTGCTGGAGGCGCTCGTCGATGCGTGA
- a CDS encoding ABC transporter permease encodes MSRWRYFARRVILAIPVLLFSTSLTFLIIRAGPIDPVSAVVGLNPDPSFRIAVAESIGIIEANCVEPGQPEAAFQACRVPLWQQYIDFMTGLFRFELGQSYNISRGTPVAELIATRAPVTIWLGFWSVLVAIFIGIPLGFYAGLHPNTLSDYTASFGGIVWRAMPNFWLGIIIVALLVNSETLTQEYLGFAFDWSTWIFETKVTTAPPLENLGDPAELGAAIKQILPAALVLGSASMGNEMRIGRTAVLETINSNYVETARAKGLGPRSIVWKHVFRNALIPLVPIITAEAFLLLGGSVIVERVFGINGMGELFLTSVLQGDLPVAGSLIFIFILITLSINILQDFLYTVIDPRIGYE; translated from the coding sequence GTGAGCCGCTGGCGGTACTTCGCCCGTCGGGTGATACTGGCCATCCCGGTGTTGCTGTTCTCGACCTCGCTCACGTTCCTCATCATCCGTGCCGGACCGATCGACCCGGTGTCGGCCGTCGTCGGCCTCAACCCGGACCCGTCGTTCCGCATCGCCGTCGCGGAGAGTATCGGCATCATCGAAGCGAACTGTGTCGAACCGGGACAGCCGGAGGCCGCGTTTCAGGCCTGCCGGGTCCCGCTCTGGCAGCAGTACATCGACTTCATGACCGGCCTGTTCCGGTTCGAACTGGGCCAGTCGTACAACATCTCGCGCGGGACGCCGGTTGCCGAACTCATCGCCACCCGTGCGCCCGTGACCATCTGGCTCGGCTTCTGGTCGGTGCTGGTGGCCATCTTCATCGGCATCCCGCTCGGCTTCTACGCGGGGCTGCACCCGAACACGCTCTCGGACTACACCGCCTCGTTCGGCGGTATCGTCTGGCGGGCGATGCCGAACTTCTGGCTCGGCATCATCATCGTCGCGCTGCTGGTGAACTCGGAGACGCTGACACAGGAGTACCTCGGGTTCGCGTTCGACTGGTCGACCTGGATATTCGAGACCAAGGTGACGACGGCGCCGCCGCTCGAGAACCTCGGTGACCCGGCGGAACTCGGTGCGGCCATCAAGCAGATACTGCCCGCCGCGCTGGTCCTCGGGTCGGCGTCGATGGGTAACGAGATGCGTATCGGCCGGACGGCCGTCCTCGAGACCATCAACTCGAACTACGTCGAGACGGCCCGCGCGAAGGGACTGGGCCCCCGTAGCATCGTCTGGAAGCACGTCTTCCGGAACGCGCTCATCCCGCTCGTCCCCATCATCACCGCGGAGGCGTTCCTCCTCCTCGGTGGCTCGGTCATCGTCGAACGGGTGTTCGGCATCAACGGCATGGGTGAGCTGTTCCTGACCTCGGTGCTGCAGGGTGACCTCCCGGTCGCCGGGTCGCTCATCTTCATCTTCATCCTGATCACCTTGAGCATCAACATCCTGCAGGACTTCCTGTACACGGTCATCGACCCCCGGATCGGATACGAATGA
- a CDS encoding DUF7556 family protein, producing the protein MSTEPATTGGDMYDCEVMASEDGEEFVIAEICRDDAWLSARSEGALPLDEWR; encoded by the coding sequence ATGTCGACTGAACCGGCCACTACCGGCGGGGATATGTACGACTGCGAGGTGATGGCCTCCGAGGACGGCGAGGAGTTCGTCATCGCGGAGATATGTCGGGACGACGCGTGGCTCTCGGCACGGAGCGAGGGCGCGCTCCCGCTCGACGAGTGGCGGTAG